One window of Penaeus chinensis breed Huanghai No. 1 chromosome 1, ASM1920278v2, whole genome shotgun sequence genomic DNA carries:
- the LOC125025806 gene encoding uncharacterized protein LOC125025806 has product MLTWLEGNCDSPRGQESNAHCPRTASMVPPAILHSNENLLRRANPVLLGGHAFKRVQRRSESEGRTTAAGPYADETFVRHTKAYGVARNPDQSHLSPLQIYPFTSTANQCHYNNQSSDMTGLSNQTELLNNTNPMILTHQVHNYYGYGSSPTINECSLDGFYFSDLSSAYGKYHIIPGNPKGQIPPACCDSKVKGEWHEPVRPYPLWKPFRPTRHSASPSPNNEVSSKDSQSISHVSRKKGSSVSREEDQNAIDLVAAMRASFRQDRRKSPVYDRSLKILTDKELKTVLKPKDYDELMGLIKLNLGTLTSNLHQHVGMDTIEGLGELYSLFVEHRTHFFTKIPFFKQLCLSDKPRLLRLAVAISTHISAAQHIDASTYTWPRSDASQANSRLPILSASTLRQIVTHEHFLAIMKFYTNYCHIYADPNASLLTEVLSLFYDEPGLSDPRSASTARSHYLALLSRYLIAVHGWQRGSDILKVIIRSQREARQLTEIHQYVEFRAQPPRQSLTDVTNSLAENFVKMRVSVQDTISKHISQQQQEQKPSSRTLGAQDSLTPAERQGNEAAVFSHLLSRLATCDDPEVLAAAKHHLPTSLLLRFLHLLE; this is encoded by the coding sequence ATGCTGACGTGGTTGGAGGGGAACTGTGACTCCCCTCGTGGCCAGGAATCCAACGCCCACTGCCCCCGAACTGCCTCCATGGTTCCCCCCGCGATTCTGCACTCGAATGAGAACCTCCTGCGGCGAGCTAATCCGGTGCTGTTGGGAGGCCACGCCTTCAAGAGAGTGCAGCGGAGGAGCGAAAGCGAAGGGCGCACGACCGCTGCCGGTCCTTACGCGGACGAAACCTTCGTTAGGCACACAAAGGCGTATGGAGTCGCTAGGAATCCAGACCAAAGCCACCTCAGCCCTTTACAAATTTACCCATTTACTTCTACAGCCAACCAGTGCCATTACAACAATCAAAGCTCTGATATGACAGGTCTCTCTAATCAAACCGAGTTGCTCAATAACACCAACCCTATGATTCTCACTCATCAAGTACATAATTATTATGGCTATGGAAGCTCACCGACTATCAATGAATGTTCCTTAGATGGCTTTTACTTTTCTGATCTCAGTAGCGCTTACGGCAAATATCACATCATTCCCGGAAATCCGAAAGGCCAGATACCCCCTGCTTGCTGTGACAGCAAAGTCAAGGGGGAATGGCACGAACCTGTCCGTCCTTATCCATTATGGAAACCATTCCGTCCCACCAGACATTCAGCCTCACCCAGTCCGAATAACGAAGTATCGAGTAAAGATTCACAAAGTATCAGTCATGTAAGTCGAAAGAAAGGTTCATCCGTTTCAAGAGAAGAAGACCAAAATGCGATTGACTTGGTGGCAGCCATGAGAGCCTCCTTTCGGCAGGACCGACGGAAAAGTCCTGTGTATGATCGCTCCTTAAAGATTTTGACTGACAAGGAGCTGAAAACTGTTCTTAAGCCCAAAGATTACGACGAGCTCATGGGTCTCATCAAGCTGAACCTTGGCACCTTAACTTCAAATCTTCACCAGCATGTAGGCATGGATACAATTGAAGGGTTAGGGGAGCTATACAGCCTGTTTGTAGAGCACAGGACTCACTTTTTCACGAAGATACCGTTCTTTAAGCAATTATGTTTGAGTGACAAGCCTCGTCTCTTGCGTCTAGCTGTAGCAATCAGCACCCACATCTCAGCTGCACAACACATAGACGCGAGCACGTACACATGGCCGCGTAGTGACGCTTCCCAAGCAAACTCCCGCTTACCAATACTCTCGGCGTCAACGCTTCGCCAGATCGTCACACACGAGCATTTTTTGGCGATTATGAAGTTTTATACGAATTACTGTCACATCTACGCCGACCCTAACGCGTCATTGTTGACAGAAGTGCTCTCCTTGTTCTACGACGAGCCAGGATTGAGTGACCCGAGGTCTGCGTCCACGGCCCGAAGTCATTACCTTGCCTTGCTGTCACGCTACCTAATAGCTGTGCATGGATGGCAGCGTGGTTCCGATATACTAAAGGTGATAATCAGGAGCCAGCGAGAAGCACGACAACTAACAGAAATACACCAGTACGTAGAATTCCGTGCACAGCCGCCACGACAAAGCCTCACTGACGTCACCAACTCCCTAGCAGAAAACTTTGTTAAAATGCGCGTATCCGTCCAAGACACTATAAGCAAACACATCTCCCAGCAGCAACAGGAACAGAAGCCCTCCAGCCGCACTCTTGGCGCCCAAGATTCCCTGACGCCTGCGGAACGCCAGGGGAACGAAGCAGCCGTCTTCAGCCACCTCTTATCAAGACTGGCTACCTGCGACGACCCCGAAGTCCTTGCCGCTGCGAAACACCACCTCCCGACGAGCCTGCTGCTGCGGTTCTTGCATCTGTTAGAATAG